One Nitrospirota bacterium genomic window carries:
- a CDS encoding helix-turn-helix transcriptional regulator, with product MEADYRKSLGRKIEKLRQRRKMTTEGLAWASDLSKSYLGRVQRGERLPSVDVLAKLAKVLGCKVREFFDF from the coding sequence GTGGAAGCGGATTACCGGAAATCGCTCGGACGGAAAATCGAGAAGCTACGGCAACGTAGGAAAATGACCACGGAAGGTCTCGCCTGGGCTTCCGACCTGAGCAAGAGCTACCTTGGTCGGGTTCAGCGAGGTGAGCGGCTCCCTTCAGTAGACGTTCTTGCGAAACTCGCCAAGGTCCTGGGATGTAAAGTCCGAGAGTTTTTCGACTTCTGA
- a CDS encoding DUF4236 domain-containing protein, translated as MGLNFRKSINLGGGLRLNLSKKGVGSSFRVKGLRFGIGPMGVHTQASFPGTGLFSRKQTGWKSLGLDSQTDPEKETTTPEEEAFRKYVLRPVSRSDIVWGIVGIILFGLMLKLFGLA; from the coding sequence ATGGGCCTAAACTTCAGAAAATCGATCAATCTCGGTGGCGGACTACGGCTGAACTTGAGCAAGAAGGGCGTCGGGTCGAGTTTCCGCGTCAAGGGCTTGCGGTTCGGCATCGGCCCGATGGGTGTTCACACGCAAGCAAGTTTCCCAGGTACAGGGCTATTTTCCCGGAAACAGACAGGATGGAAGAGTCTAGGGTTGGATTCTCAGACCGACCCTGAGAAGGAAACTACCACTCCAGAGGAAGAAGCGTTCAGGAAATACGTTCTCCGACCAGTTTCACGATCTGACATCGTGTGGGGGATCGTGGGTATCATTCTATTCGGGTTGATGCTCAAACTTTTCGGACTGGCGTGA